One part of the Nostoc sp. PCC 7120 = FACHB-418 genome encodes these proteins:
- a CDS encoding hydantoinase B/oxoprolinase family protein — protein MYTTSQPDPVRLEIFKNLYQFIAEQMGIVLQNTAASVNIKERLDFSCAIFDSSGLLVANAPHIPVHLGSMSESVCSLINDKGETIKPGNVYLSNNPYNGGTHLPDVTAITPVFPETQENPPTPLFYVASRGHQADIGGITPGSMPPHSTTVEEEGILFDNFLLVEAGNFQEIQVRNLLANHLYPARNPDQNIADFQAQIAANERGVKELHKMVAQYGLPIVQVYMKFVQDNAGESVRRAIDVLKDGTFIYEMDGGAKIQVKVTINREKRSAEIDFTGTSEQLNSNFNAPKAVTQAAVLYVFRTLVDDNIPLNAGCLKPLDIIVPEGCMLNPTYPSAVVAGNVETSQTIVDALYGALSVMAASQGTMNNFTFGSDRYQYYETICGGSGAGSNFDGTDAVHTHMTNSLLTDPEVLETRYPVLVESFSLRSDSGGKGKYSGGNGVVRRIRFLEPMTANILSGHRLVPPFGLNGGEAGQVGHNRIERHDGTQENLDSTATAEMQPGDVFVIETPGGGGFGSK, from the coding sequence ATGTACACAACATCTCAACCAGACCCCGTTAGGTTAGAAATATTCAAAAACCTCTATCAATTCATCGCCGAACAAATGGGGATTGTTCTACAAAATACTGCCGCATCAGTCAATATTAAAGAAAGACTAGATTTCTCCTGCGCTATTTTTGATTCATCAGGATTATTAGTCGCTAACGCCCCTCATATTCCTGTACATTTGGGGTCAATGAGTGAAAGCGTCTGTAGTTTAATTAATGATAAAGGCGAAACCATCAAGCCAGGGAATGTCTATCTATCTAATAATCCCTATAACGGCGGAACCCACCTCCCAGATGTCACAGCCATTACCCCCGTCTTCCCAGAAACTCAAGAAAATCCCCCGACACCATTATTTTACGTTGCTTCTCGCGGACATCAAGCTGATATTGGTGGGATTACTCCCGGTTCCATGCCTCCCCACAGTACTACAGTAGAAGAAGAAGGTATTCTTTTTGATAATTTTCTCTTAGTTGAAGCCGGAAATTTTCAGGAAATTCAAGTTAGAAACTTGCTGGCAAATCATCTTTATCCTGCCCGTAATCCTGACCAAAATATTGCTGATTTTCAGGCACAAATCGCCGCCAATGAAAGGGGAGTTAAAGAACTACATAAAATGGTGGCTCAATATGGATTGCCAATAGTCCAAGTATATATGAAATTTGTCCAAGATAATGCGGGAGAGTCAGTAAGACGGGCAATTGATGTCCTCAAAGATGGCACGTTTATTTATGAAATGGATGGCGGCGCTAAAATCCAAGTCAAAGTAACTATAAATAGAGAAAAGCGTAGTGCAGAAATTGATTTCACTGGCACATCTGAACAATTAAATAGTAACTTTAATGCTCCCAAAGCAGTCACCCAAGCAGCAGTTTTATATGTCTTCCGGACGCTGGTTGATGATAATATTCCCCTCAATGCTGGGTGTCTTAAACCTTTAGACATTATCGTTCCTGAAGGATGTATGTTAAATCCAACTTACCCCAGTGCAGTAGTAGCAGGTAATGTGGAAACGTCCCAAACCATCGTTGATGCTTTATATGGTGCGCTGAGTGTGATGGCTGCTTCTCAAGGAACCATGAATAATTTTACCTTTGGGAGCGATCGCTATCAATATTATGAAACAATCTGCGGTGGTTCCGGCGCAGGCTCTAACTTTGATGGTACCGACGCAGTTCATACCCACATGACTAACTCTCTCCTCACTGACCCAGAAGTATTAGAAACTCGTTACCCTGTACTTGTGGAAAGCTTTAGTCTGCGTTCTGACAGTGGAGGTAAAGGAAAATATTCCGGCGGTAATGGAGTCGTGCGCCGCATCCGCTTTTTAGAACCCATGACAGCGAATATTCTCTCTGGACATCGCTTAGTTCCTCCCTTTGGGTTAAATGGTGGAGAAGCCGGACAAGTGGGACACAACCGGATAGAACGTCACGACGGAACCCAAGAAAATTTAGATAGTACCGCCACAGCAGAAATGCAGCCTGGGGATGTTTTTGTCATAGAAACCCCTGGAGGCGGTGGATTTGGTTCAAAATGA
- a CDS encoding hydantoinase/oxoprolinase family protein, translating into MLKVFADRGGTFTDIVAVTHNQEIIERLSKSTERFLIVPLPNQEWIIVYKLLSENPEQYQDAVIQGIRDIIGLSRNEPISDEAIEVVKMGTTVATNALLERKGDRVVLLITTGFKDALRIGYQNRPNIFAQRIVLPTMLYEQVIEVEERYDAQGNELTPVNIAQVKEDLQAVYHTGIRSCAIILMHSDRYPIHEQQVAQIAQEIGFTQISISHQVSPLMKLVSRGDTTVVDAYLTPILRRYVNQVSHQLPNIRLMFMKSDGGLTDADKFQGKDSILSGPAGGIVGAVQTSKRAGFELVITFDMGGTSTDVAHFKGEYERQLDSEIAGARMRVPVLAINTIAAGGGSILFFDGSSYRVGPESAGSNPGPACYRRGGLLAVTDANVMLGKIHPQYFPSVFGTDGNLPLDKDIVIQKFTQLAQHIADVTGNYRTPEQVAAGFIAIAVENMANAIKKISLQRGYDVSDYVLCCFGGAGAQVACLIADTLGMKKIFLHPYAGVLSAYGMGLADVRATRVAGVEQFLTEALIPQLLQLMEFLKTQARSEFSNIETINNEIVVRKVNLKYAGTNSTLTVDFSSDVTTMKQEFEIEHKSRYGFIQSAKNLIVESISVEVIQQMNTPEEPLIIRNPSIEEIPKSVEIVQMFTADKWHNTPVYRREDLQPEDSINGPAIIIEKISTIVVEPNWQARLTERNHLILQRV; encoded by the coding sequence ATGTTAAAAGTATTCGCTGACCGGGGTGGTACATTCACAGATATTGTTGCTGTTACCCATAATCAAGAGATCATAGAGAGATTATCAAAGTCAACCGAACGTTTTCTGATTGTTCCTCTGCCTAATCAAGAATGGATAATAGTATATAAATTACTCTCCGAAAATCCTGAACAATATCAAGATGCAGTTATCCAAGGTATTCGAGATATCATTGGGCTGTCACGGAATGAACCCATTTCTGATGAAGCAATAGAAGTAGTCAAAATGGGAACAACAGTAGCTACAAATGCTCTGTTGGAAAGAAAAGGAGATAGGGTTGTCCTACTGATTACCACAGGATTTAAAGATGCGTTAAGAATTGGCTATCAAAATCGTCCGAACATTTTTGCACAGCGAATTGTTTTACCGACAATGCTTTATGAACAGGTAATTGAAGTAGAAGAACGCTATGATGCCCAAGGAAATGAATTAACACCTGTCAACATTGCCCAGGTCAAAGAAGATTTACAAGCAGTTTACCATACAGGCATTCGTAGCTGTGCCATTATTTTGATGCACAGCGATCGCTACCCCATTCATGAACAACAAGTAGCCCAAATCGCCCAGGAAATTGGCTTTACTCAAATCTCCATTTCCCACCAAGTTAGTCCCTTAATGAAGTTAGTAAGCCGAGGAGATACAACAGTAGTAGATGCTTATTTAACTCCGATTTTACGGCGCTATGTCAACCAAGTATCTCATCAGTTGCCTAATATCAGATTAATGTTCATGAAATCTGATGGCGGTTTAACGGATGCTGATAAATTTCAGGGAAAAGATAGTATTTTAAGCGGCCCGGCTGGCGGTATAGTTGGCGCAGTTCAAACTAGTAAAAGAGCAGGCTTTGAGTTAGTAATTACCTTTGATATGGGTGGTACAAGTACAGATGTTGCCCATTTTAAAGGTGAGTATGAACGTCAATTAGATTCGGAAATAGCTGGTGCGCGGATGCGAGTTCCCGTATTAGCAATTAACACTATTGCGGCTGGTGGCGGTTCAATTTTATTCTTTGATGGTTCTAGTTATCGTGTCGGCCCAGAATCGGCTGGTTCAAATCCTGGGCCTGCTTGTTATCGGCGTGGTGGACTTTTGGCTGTCACAGATGCCAATGTGATGTTAGGTAAAATTCACCCCCAATATTTCCCTTCTGTGTTTGGGACTGATGGCAATTTACCTTTAGATAAAGATATTGTCATTCAGAAATTTACTCAACTAGCCCAACATATTGCAGATGTCACAGGAAATTATCGTACACCCGAACAAGTAGCGGCTGGATTTATTGCCATCGCAGTAGAAAATATGGCAAATGCGATTAAGAAAATCAGTCTCCAACGCGGTTATGATGTCAGCGATTATGTACTTTGTTGTTTCGGTGGCGCAGGCGCACAAGTTGCTTGTTTAATTGCCGATACATTAGGCATGAAAAAGATATTTCTTCATCCTTATGCTGGGGTTCTTTCTGCTTATGGTATGGGATTAGCTGATGTCCGTGCTACTAGAGTCGCCGGAGTAGAACAATTTCTAACTGAAGCATTAATTCCTCAATTATTACAGTTAATGGAGTTTTTAAAAACCCAAGCCAGAAGTGAATTTAGTAATATTGAAACAATTAATAATGAGATAGTAGTAAGAAAAGTAAATTTAAAATATGCAGGAACTAACTCTACTTTAACAGTTGACTTTTCCTCAGATGTGACAACGATGAAACAAGAATTTGAAATAGAACATAAATCTCGTTATGGTTTCATCCAGTCAGCGAAAAATTTAATTGTTGAATCTATCTCAGTAGAAGTGATTCAACAAATGAATACTCCCGAAGAACCGTTAATTATCCGTAACCCTTCCATAGAGGAAATACCCAAATCTGTTGAAATAGTACAAATGTTTACAGCAGATAAATGGCATAATACACCCGTTTACCGTCGAGAAGACTTACAACCGGAAGATAGTATTAACGGCCCTGCCATCATCATTGAAAAAATCAGTACGATTGTAGTTGAGCCTAATTGGCAGGCAAGATTAACTGAACGCAATCATTTGATTTTACAACGGGTTTAA
- the gor gene encoding glutathione-disulfide reductase: protein MTFDYDLFVIGAGSGGLAASKRAASYGAKVAIAENDLVGGTCVIRGCVPKKLMVYGSHFPALFEDAAGYGWQVGKAELNWEHFITSIDKEVRRLSQLHISFLEKAGVELISGRATLVDNHTVEVGERKFTADKILIAVGGRPIKPELPGMEYGITSNEIFHLKTQPKHIAIIGSGYIGTEFAGIMRGLGSQVTQITRGDKILKGFDEDIRTEIQEGMTNHGIRIIPKNVVTAIEQVPEGLKISLSGEDQEPIIADVFLVATGRVPNVDGLGLENAGVDVVDSSIEGPGYSTMNAIAVNEYSQTSQPNIYAVGDVTDRLNLTPVAIGEGRAFADSEFGNNRREFSHETIATAVFSNPQASTVGLTEAEARAKLGDDAVTIYRTRFRPMYHSFTGKQERIMMKLVVDTKTDKVLGAHMVGENAAEIIQGVAIAVKMGATKKDFDATVGIHPSSAEEFVTMR from the coding sequence ATGACTTTTGATTATGACTTGTTTGTAATTGGTGCTGGTTCTGGTGGTTTGGCTGCTTCTAAACGAGCTGCTAGCTATGGCGCAAAAGTAGCGATCGCCGAAAATGATTTAGTGGGTGGAACCTGTGTCATTCGGGGTTGTGTACCCAAAAAACTCATGGTTTATGGTTCTCACTTTCCCGCTTTATTCGAGGATGCAGCAGGCTATGGTTGGCAAGTCGGTAAGGCAGAATTAAATTGGGAACATTTCATTACATCTATAGATAAGGAAGTCCGGCGACTATCCCAACTGCACATCAGCTTTCTAGAAAAAGCCGGGGTAGAACTGATCTCTGGTCGTGCTACTTTGGTAGATAATCACACAGTAGAAGTAGGCGAGCGTAAATTTACCGCCGATAAAATTTTAATTGCCGTTGGTGGTCGTCCCATCAAACCAGAGTTGCCAGGGATGGAATATGGCATCACCTCCAACGAAATTTTTCACCTAAAAACCCAACCAAAACACATCGCTATCATTGGTTCTGGTTACATCGGTACAGAATTTGCCGGAATCATGCGTGGTTTGGGTTCACAAGTCACCCAAATTACCAGAGGTGACAAAATTCTCAAAGGTTTTGATGAAGACATCCGCACCGAAATTCAAGAAGGGATGACAAATCACGGTATTCGGATTATTCCTAAAAACGTAGTTACAGCTATTGAACAAGTACCAGAAGGTTTGAAAATAAGTTTATCTGGTGAAGACCAAGAACCAATCATTGCCGATGTATTTTTAGTAGCTACAGGACGGGTTCCCAACGTAGATGGTTTAGGTCTGGAAAATGCTGGTGTTGATGTTGTTGACAGTTCTATAGAGGGGCCAGGATACAGCACCATGAATGCCATTGCAGTGAACGAATACAGCCAAACCAGCCAACCCAATATCTATGCTGTTGGTGATGTTACAGACCGCTTAAACCTCACTCCCGTAGCCATTGGTGAAGGTCGCGCCTTCGCCGACAGTGAATTTGGCAACAACCGCCGAGAATTTAGCCACGAAACTATTGCTACTGCTGTATTCTCTAACCCACAAGCCTCTACAGTCGGACTAACGGAAGCCGAAGCACGGGCAAAACTCGGTGATGATGCCGTCACAATATACCGCACCCGCTTCCGCCCCATGTATCACAGTTTCACAGGCAAACAAGAGCGCATAATGATGAAATTAGTGGTTGATACCAAAACCGACAAAGTTTTAGGCGCTCACATGGTGGGTGAAAATGCTGCTGAAATTATCCAAGGTGTAGCGATCGCTGTCAAAATGGGAGCAACCAAAAAAGACTTCGATGCTACCGTTGGCATTCATCCCTCCTCCGCCGAGGAATTTGTCACTATGCGATGA
- a CDS encoding histidinol-phosphate transaminase: MLPFIRSDLAQFNAYKPHPSSDTASAVPPQLDRLDTNESPYDLPPELKQKLAWTFQQVIESNRYPDGGHETLKSAIAEYVNESANISSLRFTAANISVGNGSDELIRSLLIATCLSGEGSILVANPTFSMYGILAQTLGIPVVSVSRNPDNFAIDLTAAQSAIEQTLNPPIRVVFVVHPNSPTANPLTANELRWLKSLSERILVVVDEAYFEFSQNTLVSELAQRPNWIILRTFSKAFRLAAMRVGYCVAHPEAIAILEKVRLPYNLPSFSIASALVALQNRAILLESIPQTLDERTKLINAFSQHPALAVAESAANFIFLRLKADSDNSSDTTLLNLHQQLKNSGTLVRQISGGLRITIGTPEENIRTLNHIQTALIKPELVG, translated from the coding sequence ATGCTTCCTTTTATCCGCTCAGATTTAGCCCAATTTAACGCCTACAAACCTCATCCCAGCAGCGATACAGCCTCAGCCGTCCCGCCCCAATTGGATCGGTTGGATACTAACGAAAGCCCCTATGATTTGCCTCCTGAGTTAAAACAAAAGCTCGCCTGGACTTTTCAGCAAGTAATTGAAAGTAATCGTTATCCTGATGGCGGACATGAGACACTTAAAAGTGCGATCGCCGAATATGTCAACGAATCCGCTAATATTTCATCATTACGGTTTACCGCCGCTAATATATCTGTCGGTAATGGTTCGGATGAATTAATCCGTTCTTTATTAATTGCTACGTGTTTAAGCGGAGAAGGGTCTATTCTCGTTGCTAATCCCACCTTTTCCATGTATGGGATTTTGGCACAAACTTTGGGTATTCCTGTCGTGTCGGTATCAAGGAATCCTGATAATTTTGCCATCGACTTAACAGCAGCTCAATCTGCAATTGAACAAACTCTAAATCCTCCCATTCGGGTGGTGTTCGTCGTTCATCCCAATTCCCCCACAGCTAATCCTTTAACTGCAAATGAGTTGAGATGGTTGAAAAGTCTCAGCGAACGAATTTTAGTAGTAGTTGACGAAGCTTATTTTGAGTTTAGCCAAAATACCCTAGTCAGCGAATTGGCACAGCGTCCTAATTGGATAATTCTACGCACATTTTCTAAAGCTTTTCGATTAGCAGCCATGCGCGTTGGCTATTGTGTCGCTCATCCAGAAGCGATCGCTATTTTAGAAAAAGTCCGCTTACCTTACAATCTACCTAGTTTCTCCATTGCATCTGCTTTAGTTGCCTTACAAAATCGCGCCATCTTACTAGAATCCATTCCTCAAACTCTAGATGAACGCACCAAGCTGATTAATGCCTTCTCTCAGCATCCTGCACTAGCCGTTGCAGAAAGTGCCGCCAACTTTATTTTCTTGCGTCTGAAAGCAGATAGTGACAATTCATCAGACACTACTTTACTAAATCTTCATCAACAACTCAAGAATTCTGGCACATTAGTACGGCAAATAAGCGGCGGATTGAGAATTACCATAGGTACACCTGAAGAAAACATCCGCACGCTTAACCATATACAAACAGCCTTAATAAAGCCAGAGCTTGTAGGCTAG
- a CDS encoding GNAT family N-acetyltransferase, translating into MNNINIQLALTSWFFDPSSHKPVTADTKPSSHQVHIRAATPADLTSIAQIIAESFHSQNGFWGWAFPLLRLGIYEDFKHRLLSPTPHHLCLVAVETTNNGVDRLVGTVEVGVRFSDYWTQTGKSFPYLSNLAVHPQYRRHGVASKLLVKCEQVSQEWGFQNLYLHVLENNYQARQLYFKLGYQVHKIDSHWNSFLFRRSQHILLHKHINIISTS; encoded by the coding sequence TTGAATAATATAAATATTCAACTAGCCTTGACATCCTGGTTTTTTGATCCATCTAGCCACAAGCCAGTCACAGCAGATACTAAGCCAAGTTCTCACCAGGTTCACATTCGTGCTGCTACACCTGCTGATTTGACTAGTATCGCCCAAATTATTGCGGAAAGTTTTCACTCTCAGAATGGTTTCTGGGGATGGGCTTTTCCACTACTCCGCTTGGGTATTTATGAAGATTTCAAACATCGCCTATTATCGCCTACCCCCCATCACCTTTGTTTGGTTGCTGTGGAAACTACCAACAATGGAGTTGATCGGTTAGTGGGAACGGTAGAAGTTGGCGTACGTTTTAGTGATTACTGGACGCAGACGGGCAAAAGCTTTCCTTACCTGTCTAATTTAGCGGTTCATCCTCAATACCGTAGGCATGGTGTGGCTTCAAAATTGCTTGTCAAATGTGAGCAAGTTTCCCAAGAATGGGGATTTCAGAATTTATACCTGCACGTTCTGGAAAATAACTATCAAGCGCGTCAGCTCTATTTTAAGTTAGGATATCAGGTACACAAAATTGATTCTCACTGGAATAGTTTTTTATTTCGCCGCTCTCAACACATTCTTCTGCACAAACACATCAATATCATTTCCACTAGCTAA
- a CDS encoding YqiA/YcfP family alpha/beta fold hydrolase, with the protein MTKYIYLHGFASSPLSAKAQDISKRFAQIHIQLTIPDLNAGEFSQLTITRQIQQVAAIFPDNSEPITLIGSSLGGLTAAYLGQRYLQVQRLVLLAPAFGFLSHWLPKMGEEAVQSWQQNGYYPVYHYGEGKSLPLSYNFVTDAAQYQEDQIQRPVPTLILHGKQDEVIPITASRDFAHFRPWVELIELDSDHALGNVMEEIWQAISLFCQLPESGRI; encoded by the coding sequence ATGACCAAATACATCTACCTCCACGGTTTTGCTTCCAGCCCCCTATCTGCGAAAGCACAAGATATTAGCAAGCGTTTCGCCCAAATTCACATACAGCTAACAATCCCTGATCTCAATGCTGGTGAATTTTCTCAGTTAACAATCACGCGCCAAATTCAACAAGTTGCCGCAATTTTCCCTGATAATTCTGAACCAATAACGCTGATAGGTTCTAGTTTAGGCGGTTTAACTGCTGCTTATCTAGGACAGCGATATTTACAAGTACAACGCTTAGTTTTATTAGCGCCAGCATTTGGTTTTTTATCCCATTGGTTGCCCAAAATGGGTGAAGAAGCTGTACAAAGTTGGCAACAAAACGGATATTACCCGGTTTACCATTATGGCGAAGGGAAGTCGCTTCCCCTAAGTTACAATTTCGTCACAGATGCGGCTCAATACCAAGAAGACCAAATACAACGCCCCGTCCCCACCTTGATTTTGCATGGCAAACAAGATGAAGTCATCCCCATCACAGCCAGCCGCGATTTTGCTCATTTCCGTCCTTGGGTGGAACTAATAGAACTCGACAGCGACCACGCCTTAGGTAATGTCATGGAAGAAATATGGCAAGCAATTAGCCTATTTTGTCAGTTACCCGAAAGCGGTAGAATATGA